The DNA sequence TCGCGCCCAACTTCTTCGGCGAACCCGACAACTACATCGTCGCCAACCCGCTGGTGACGCCGCCGCACATCGTGCCCGAATGGTACCTGCTGCCGTTCTACGCGATCCTGCGCGCGATCACCTTCGACATCTGGTTCATCCCGGCGAAGCTGATCGGCGTGGTCGCCATGTTCGCCTCGATCCTGATCCTGATGCTGCTGCCGTGGCTGGACCGCGCCAAGGTGCGCAGCGCCCGCTTCCGCCCCGTGCACCGCCAGTTCTTCTGGGTGCTGGTGATCGACTGCTTCGTCCTCGGCTACGTCGGCGCCAATCCGCCCGAGGGCTACTTCATCCCGCTCGGCCAGGCGGCGACGGCGTATTACT is a window from the Rhodospirillales bacterium genome containing:
- a CDS encoding cytochrome C, with the protein product APNFFGEPDNYIVANPLVTPPHIVPEWYLLPFYAILRAITFDIWFIPAKLIGVVAMFASILILMLLPWLDRAKVRSARFRPVHRQFFWVLVIDCFVLGYVGANPPEGYFIPLGQAATAYYFLHFLVVIPLVSLFERPKAVPDSISAAVLKKA